ACTTAAGATCAGAATTTTTATATGGAGCCTATGTTAGAACGCACTTTCAACCTGAGAAAATTTATTAAAGAGAAAGGCCCTGCCTGATCCACTGTGCCCATTGTGTCCTCAAGCCCTGGAAACAGTAGAGCACGTTTTCCTGTTATGTCGATAGACACAGGAAATTTGGTCAAACCAGGGCATGAGCATCATAATTATAAGTAAAGCGAGAATTGAAAGATGGGTATTGAAAGTCACCGAGCGAAAACCGGACCCAGACCTAATACTAGAGTAAGCGTACGCTATGAACAGATGGTTTTACTTGACTAGGCTCAGTTATACACACCTTGGAGCATTCCTAGTCTGTCAATTTTGCAATTGTTCTTACTTGTATACAGAACCTTGAGCATGCATGTGTGCTCCACAATGTACAAAAGGGCTTGTATTCTGGAACCACTGGTCCAAGGTAGCCCAACAAGTTCTAGACTTTTTTTATAGGGCTTATAAGTGGACAGGCCTAGGAGAAAGTGTATGCCTGGAAGTGAGAAAAGACCACTAACGATTTACCAGACCCAGAAGAAGGCTGGGGCCCAGAACATCTCGGGCTGTGCTGTCTCCTTTattctcgtcttcttcttcttgagcgCGTGTCGTCTTGTTACCGATATCGATGGTTCAGCTTTCCTGAGAATCTGCTTAAGAAGTTTATTTTGCGACTAATCAATCATTTGTTCCCAGAATTAGGTCATTCTTTGCTTAATGAGGAATTATGTTGCACAAAATGGGATCGACAGTGAGAGATCAGATTCTGAGATGGAGAAGATGTTACTAAATTTACAGAAGTCTTTACGGCTAGGTTTCCCCTTGGAAACTGATTTTTCCTGGATATGTCAAAATTCAGATTTTCCTTTAAAGAGTCTATCCATATCACGTGCTTTTCTTCCTCATTTCGTCGCCGTGCTTGTGTCTTGTGGAACCATATGACAACTAAAGTGTAATAATACATATAATCACGTCGTCCAggaattttcaatttaactCTTTAGTTAACTTACTTTTGTCACATTGTGTCTCGTTAATTATACAAGTCACGCTTGTCTAAAAGTACTGTGGTCTATCGTGCTTAAACATAAAAACCTACTTGGGAATCGGTAAACTTTTTTGAGAGAAGCATTGCAGAGCTGTCTCTTTTACCAAATTTTGTAGAGcatcatgaaaaatttataCTCATCTCTAACGATGATTTCTCTGCACGATGCAGAGCAATTTGCTTAAGAAAACGGGATGTTCTTCATCGAGACTTCAGCAAAAACTGCACAAGATATCAACAACTTTTTCTTCGAAATTGGTGAGCTTTACCTTGTGAAAACACAATGCACATTGCAACTATTAGTCTCCTGGAACTGTGAAAATATTCATCTTGCTTACAGAGCTCGCCCTACTATCATCTTTTCCCGTCTCCAATTCACTTGATTCCAGGCTCGCGTTACATCTCTTTACtctttcatgattctttccttctttttgctatttttgttttGCAGCGAAGAGATAGGCAATAGCCTTACCACTAAGGACTACAAGGAAAAACTTGAGCAGCGAAAAACAAGTGAAGCGAAGAAAACGTTTCTGTTGCATCGGGTGACCTGATAGCTGCGCCAGGAGTGATAGGATCACCAAGGTTCATGTATATATATCACATGTATGCCTTTTCTTCAGACACCATTCTTGTAGTGTCCTGCTCTCTTGCTTTAGAAGCTTCTGTCGGCAGTTGTACAAGAAGACACGCCAACACGAAATTGTCACCAATGGAGAGTGTTAAGAAAGAAGTGATCTCTCTCTGTTATATTAGGATGTCATATTCATGAATTCCCTCGAAACATGAACAAGAGAACAAAGTAAAAGATAGCATCCCACGCAGCATCTGTGCAATTGAGGCTGAAGTCATCTGATAATGAGCTTACAGGTAAAACtctaaaaacaagaaaaaagaaaaaagaggagaagaccTACCTAGAAAGGTACTTCACCTGGTAAATGCCCTAGTAATGTTACGATCTTTTAGTAGTGATGAGAagcattcaataaaaaattgaatagaataACAGTAAAGAATCTAAACCCTCCGACTCTGTCCCGTTTTCATCTCCGTCTGAAAGCAGCAATCCGCGCTGCCAAATCATCACAGTCAGGAAGATTAGGATGAACATGTCCGGCCAAAATGTCTGGCTGTAGTGAAGTGGACCGGCAGTGCCCTTTTGCTGACTCAGCGGCCTCGTCCGGAGATGTCGGCTCCGGCGGAAGAGACACCACTCTAGCAGGTGGAGCAAATCCATCAGATTTTGTGCTCTTGCGCCGCATGGGTTCGCCATTTTCCTGATATGTTCGTAGCTTAGGAGGTGGTTTTAGAGACCCTCTTGGTTTTTCGCTCAGCTCATATGGCAATTGCTTCTTACTGTAGCGCATCAAGAGCCCATCTaaactcttttcttcttcatcattgatttgGGTGGCTCGGGAGGTCAGTTCGGATTCACGACCTGGTGGCGGTGGTAATGGGCGCTGCCTGACTGACCTTGGCTTTGGCTTGGCTTCACCTACCGGTTTCTTAGCTTCGCAGTTCTTATCAACAAGCTCAGAAGCAGTATTTCTCGGAGGTTCATCGGTAATGCTTCTGTTTCTTTCTGTCTTGGCTTTGACATAAGGAGGAGGGACGTCTCTATAGCTTAACGGCTTTTTATGACTTGCTTCTTCCTCGGATGGGCTTCCAGATAAACTTGAACTATACTTAGGCTTGTCTCTGTGGGCAAATTCCTTTTTAGGTGGGGAAATCACTTCGGcctcgctgctgctgctgctgctgctgctaagCTTATCGGTGTCTTCTGTGACTCCCTTTCTTCCGTAAAAGGGAAGGTCCCTGCCATTTCTTTTGGATGCGAAAGGTCAAGCTTGTCCTTCTGTGGTTTGTCTTCAGCATAGTCACTCTCTCTTTTTGAGTCAGCACGGTCCTTGCTTTTATGCTGCTTATAGTCATTGTCAGCATTGTTGCCTGAAGACCCTACTTTGGATTTCTCCTGACAAAAGATGAAAGTGCCGATTTGGCTTGCATTAGCAGACTGGCGAGAGtaataataaggaaaagaaaagaaagattacAATCAGGCGAAGAATCAATTTACTTGACAGTATGAAGCCTACAACTccaattattgctaatttttttttttttttaatttagtagGGTAATTACATGATTTCACAGCAAAAGCAGGAGGGGCAATGCTATTTCAATGTAAAATGGATGCTGCAAATAATTGATGAAGCAACAGGCTTACTTGATCATGTGTAGTTGGGTTATATAGCTTCTGCTCCAATGCCTTGGAGTCCCAGTCCACAGAGAACTCGAGAGCAATGTCATGCATCAGCTGAAGCTTCATATCCTTGGTGCGCTCCGGCGTCCTCATTTTCTCGACAAACTGTGCCAGACAAATTAGTAAGTCAACACAATGTATAATGTAACAAATAACAAGAAATCgacaaaattattttcaagcaaAGGAGATGATTACCTCTTTATTGACAAAGGGTTCGAGAGACTTTCCATAACGATCTGCAAATAAACTTCGCAGCTCACGCAGTTCCGGCAGATCAGCAAATCGAGCAGCGGCATACATTAGAGATGCTATGGCCTCTCGGCATTCCTCAGGGCATTCACTGAGAAGACCAGAAAACAGCGTGCGCTAATTAGTTCACGTACAAATGTATGGGAGCGAAAACAAACTTGAATATGTTGGAATTAGATCATGAACACGAAGATTTCCCGTGGGTACCTCTGCTTCTCCATTACTAGTAGTTGACCCAATATGCACCCAGAGAATTGCTCGATGAGATGGTAGCATGAGGTCATGTTCTGCTCAATGAGAAGACCTTCGGCCTGCTTCCACATTCACCTCGGCTTATTAGTTCGGACTTATCAAATCGAAATGTTCACAGACGATCGCAAGCATTGTATCTAACtggaaattgcatgacattTCAAGCAACATCCCGAATCAAATGTGGCTTTCATTCATCGGATAGCAGGCACGTTCAGAAAGTTTTCCAGGCCCAGAGGAACAGCCTTTATTCCCCAAACATGGGATCGCATGATTCCATCAAGAAGAAGACTCCGAACACAAGGTAATTCGAATTACTGTTGTACGGGACGAACAACCGATGTTGATAAAATTTGCCCATTAGAGGCCCAAAAGgatagaacaaaaaagaaataaaacaaaacccaCTAATATTTGATTTCTGCACTTGGAAGATACAACGAAAGAAGGTTCTATCAAGAATCATATAGAAATGGTCAAAACGTCTTCTTCTCCGCGCAGGGCTCAAAAACATATGGCCGATTTCACGGCTGAAACATAGCAATCGAGATCGACCGTGAATTAACACAAAATGGATAAGCCCTGGTGAGTCACGACCCAAATTTCTGACACCGTGTAAAAAGAGCTGGCCGAATGAACGTAAAACTTCAGAAAAGGAAGAGTCAAAAATCGAAAATTACCCTGCCGTAGGCGTTGGTGTCGAGACCATTCCTGAGGAGATCGGCAATGTCCTTTCTCAAGTACTTCTCCAtcgccttcctcttcttcattaTCGTCTCCAGTCGCGTCTTCGTGAGCTTCATCGCCGTCTTGCTGAAAATCgcagaaagcaaaaagaagaatcCCAAGAAAATCAGATTAAGCAGAGATCAACAACACAGAAtttttaccttaccaaaaaaagaaaaatcttgcTATCAAGAAACTCACATGCCAAGAAAACAACAAGAGCACGgaacaaggaaaagaaattcgCCGTACCATTTGTTATGGAATTTCGATTTCAACAGACTGTCGAACATGGCTGATGGTTGCTCTTAGCTTTGCGGTCTCCAAAGTGGGGAAAAGAAGAACGTGGGGGAAGACAAAAAAGACGAAACTTTTTGGGGttcaaaagagagagggagcgaGAGCCGGGCAGATCGATGAGGGAAGCATCGCTCAGCGGACGATTTGTTTAATGGCCAAGTTAAGGAAAGAACATGTGCATGGCTTGGAAATGGCAACCAAGATACGCCAAGAATCCTCACCCAAGAAGCTCAAAACAGAAAACACAACGGGTAActcagagagaggaagagagagagatgggtggTCAGTTCAAGGACCCGAATATGGGCAGGGAAAATCAAGAAGCagagagaggtagagagagaaagtcgaAGCGTCCGCGCGCCCGCgctcgcgagagagagagagagaagagagagagagagacccaagACGTTCGCAAGAAAAGAACTTGGGGGGTCAAGGCTGATACAAATAGCGGTGTTGGTGCACGCAGAGGCGACGAATTAGGCAAGTAAGGAAAAATTCCGAATTGGCCCGGTTCGTGAATGGAAAGGAAGCGCAGAATCTGCAGCATTTGGCAACAAGCTTTTCTCGTCGAAAGCTGGCATTTGGCCAAAAGAggggagatggagagagagagagagagagagagagagagagagagagagagctcgtggGGTT
The window above is part of the Eucalyptus grandis isolate ANBG69807.140 chromosome 6, ASM1654582v1, whole genome shotgun sequence genome. Proteins encoded here:
- the LOC104449868 gene encoding IST1-like protein; this encodes MFDSLLKSKFHNKCKTAMKLTKTRLETIMKKRKAMEKYLRKDIADLLRNGLDTNAYGRAEGLLIEQNMTSCYHLIEQFSGCILGQLLVMEKQSECPEECREAIASLMYAAARFADLPELRELRSLFADRYGKSLEPFVNKEFVEKMRTPERTKDMKLQLMHDIALEFSVDWDSKALEQKLYNPTTHDQEKSKVGSSGNNADNDYKQHKSKDRADSKRESDYAEDKPQKDKLDLSHPKEMAGTFPFTEERESQKTPISLAAAAAAAARPK